The following proteins are encoded in a genomic region of Drosophila willistoni isolate 14030-0811.24 chromosome 3R, UCI_dwil_1.1, whole genome shotgun sequence:
- the LOC6649711 gene encoding putative tRNA (cytidine(32)/guanosine(34)-2'-O)-methyltransferase 2 — MGRTSKDKRDIFYRLAKQQGWRARSAFKLLQAEETFHLLDGVTRAVDLCAAPGSWSQVLSKHMYEPRTPEEREQVKIIAVDMQGMAPIDGVKQLRADITKESTAKEIIEYFGGQKAQLVISDGAPDVTGQHDRDAYMQGQLLLAALSIATYILEEGGSFVGKVYRAGDISSVYAQFQRFFKDVCLFKPSASRNSSIEAFVVARQFNLPDGHIPCNLITEWYNQPTEWLKPITQEPKQINLPFVAYKGDLDADRTYELDEDYKYEEAVQKPLTAAYQDVLKKTREVSIKYNSIKIIHSEVDNANQT; from the exons ATGGGCAGGACATCAAAAGATAAGCGGGACATATTTTATCGCCTTGCAAAACAACAAGGCTGGAGAGCTAGGAGTGCATTTAAATTGCTGCAAGCAGAAGAAACGTTTCATTTGCTGGATG GCGTCACACGAGCCGTGGATCTTTGTGCGGCTCCTGGAAGCTGGTCGCAGGTATTATCAAAACATATGTACGAGCCGCGAACCCCTGAAGAACGGGAACAGGTAAAAATCATTGCTGTGGATATGCAGGGAATGGCACCAATCGATGGAGTCAAGCAACTGAGGGCCGATATTACCAAAGAGTCCACTGCCAAAGAGATAATTGAATACTTCGGGGGTCAAAAAGCACAATTGGTTATCTCAGATGGCGCACCAGATGTTACTGGACAACATGATCGTGATGCCTATATGCAAGGACAACTTTTACTGGCTGCCCTAAGCATTGCCACCTACATCCTAGAGGAGGGAGGATCTTTTGTCGGCAAAGTCTATAGGGCTGGAGACATAAGTAGTGTCTATGCACAATTCCAACGATTCTTTAAAGATGTTTGTCTCTTTAAGCCATCCGCCTCTCGAAATTCAAGCATCGAGGCATTTGTGGTTGCTCGACAATTTAATCTTCCTGACGGTCATATACCCTGTAATCTCATTACTGAGTGGTATAATCAACCCACGGAGTGGCTGAAACCCATTACACAGGaaccaaaacaaatcaatttaCCATTCGTGGCCTATAAAGGGGATTTGGATGCAGACCGTACCTATGAATTG GATGAGGACTATAAATATGAAGAAGCGGTTCAAAAGCCTTTAACAGCAGCCTATCAAGATGTACTAAAAAAGACCCGTGAAGTTTCCATT